A stretch of DNA from Streptomyces rubradiris:
CGAACCCGCCGGGCTTGCCGCCGGCCTGGAGCTTGTTCTCGTACGAGTCCTTGAACAGGTACAGGATCGTGGCGACCGCGCCGACATAGAACACCGCGCCGCAGAAGATCGCGGTGGAGACGTGGATGTACAGCCAGTACGAGTGCAGGGCCGGCACCAGCTGGTCGCTGGCCGTGTACAGCACGGTGACCGCGAGGCCGAGGTCGAGCAGGACCGTGGTGATCAGGAAGAGCCCGAGCCAGCGCACGTTCTTCTTCAGCGCCAGCAGCGCCAGGTACACGCCGACGGCCACCGTGGAGAAGGTGATGTTGAACTCGTACATGTTGCCCCACGGCGCCCGCTCCACGGACGCCGCGCGGGCGATGACACCGGAGAGCTCCACCAGGAAGGCGAGCACGGTCAGCGAGATGGCGATCCGGCCGTACAGGTCGCCCTGCTCGTCACCGCCGTGCGCGCCGGGCCCGTCCGGCACGTCCCGCGCGCCGGCGGCCGAGCGGACGACGACCTTGGGCCGCTCCAGCACCGCGGTGCCGCCGCCCTTGCGGACCGCGACGGCGGGGCCGGCCGTCGTCCGGGCGCCGTCGGCGGTGAGCGCGGCGGCCGTCCGGGCGACCTTGCTGCGGCTGCCGAACAGCCACTCGGCGATGTAGGCGAAGAAGGCCAGGGTGTAGACGGCCATCGACGAGTAGATCAGCGTGTTGCTGACGCTCGCGAGATGTTCGTTGGTCGCGGCGGCGAGAGTCACTTCTCAGCCCCTTCGGCAGGTACGACGTGGCGGTCTGGTGTGGGTGCGGAGGGTTCGTCGCCGGGGTCCGGTGCGCCCGGCGCCCGGTCGTAGAGCTGTCCGGCGAGCTCGCCCAGTTCCTCGGGCACCTTCGCCGACTCGCTGCGGCCGAGGCCGGCCATCTCG
This window harbors:
- the ccsB gene encoding c-type cytochrome biogenesis protein CcsB, encoding MTLAAATNEHLASVSNTLIYSSMAVYTLAFFAYIAEWLFGSRSKVARTAAALTADGARTTAGPAVAVRKGGGTAVLERPKVVVRSAAGARDVPDGPGAHGGDEQGDLYGRIAISLTVLAFLVELSGVIARAASVERAPWGNMYEFNITFSTVAVGVYLALLALKKNVRWLGLFLITTVLLDLGLAVTVLYTASDQLVPALHSYWLYIHVSTAIFCGAVFYVGAVATILYLFKDSYENKLQAGGKPGGFARSVLERLPASASLDKFAYRINAAVFPLWTFTIIAGAIWAGDAWGRYWNWDPKETWSFITWIAYACYLHARATAGWKGRKAAYLALIAFGCWLFNYYGVNIFVSGKHSYAGV